One part of the Streptococcus sp. oral taxon 431 genome encodes these proteins:
- the ilvA gene encoding threonine ammonia-lyase IlvA, producing MLSAKDVVKAHKVLSGVVANTPLDYDHYLSEKYGAKIYLKKENAQRVRSFKIRGAYYAISQLTKEERERGVVCASAGNHAQGVAYTCNEMKIPATIFMPITTPQQKIGQVRFFGGDFVTIKLVGDTFDASAKAAQDFTVAENRTFIDPFDDPYVQAGQGTVAYEILEEARKESIEFDTILVPVGGGGLISGVSTYIKETNSQIEVIGVEAEGARSMKAAFEAGGPVKLKEIDKFADGIAVQKVGQLTYEATRKHVETLIGVNEGLISETLIDLYSKQGIVAEPAGAASVAALEVLSDYIKGKTICCIISGGNNDINRMPEMEERALIYDGIKHYFVVNFPQRPGALREFVNDILGPHDDITRFEYIKRASKGTGPVLIGIALADKHDYAGLIHRMEKFDPSYINLNGNETLYNMLV from the coding sequence GAGCGAAAATTTATCTTAAAAAGGAAAATGCTCAACGTGTCCGTTCTTTTAAAATTCGTGGGGCTTATTACGCAATTTCCCAATTGACAAAAGAGGAGCGTGAACGTGGTGTAGTGTGTGCTTCAGCGGGAAATCACGCTCAAGGAGTTGCCTACACATGTAATGAGATGAAGATTCCTGCAACAATCTTTATGCCAATTACGACACCTCAACAGAAAATTGGTCAGGTTCGTTTCTTTGGAGGAGACTTTGTTACGATCAAATTAGTAGGGGATACTTTTGATGCTTCAGCCAAGGCTGCTCAAGACTTTACTGTAGCTGAAAATCGTACTTTTATTGACCCCTTTGATGATCCCTATGTTCAAGCTGGTCAGGGTACGGTAGCCTATGAAATTTTAGAAGAAGCTCGTAAAGAATCTATTGAATTTGATACTATCTTGGTACCTGTTGGAGGCGGAGGTCTCATTTCAGGTGTTTCTACTTATATTAAAGAAACAAATTCTCAGATTGAGGTCATTGGAGTAGAGGCTGAAGGTGCTCGTTCTATGAAGGCTGCCTTTGAAGCTGGAGGACCGGTTAAACTTAAAGAAATTGATAAGTTTGCGGATGGAATTGCAGTGCAAAAGGTAGGACAGTTGACCTATGAAGCAACACGCAAACATGTAGAAACTCTTATCGGAGTAAATGAAGGCTTGATTTCTGAGACCTTAATTGATCTCTACTCTAAACAAGGTATCGTAGCAGAACCTGCGGGTGCTGCTAGTGTTGCAGCTCTAGAAGTATTATCCGATTATATTAAAGGCAAGACTATTTGTTGTATCATTTCTGGAGGGAATAATGACATCAACCGTATGCCAGAGATGGAAGAACGTGCCTTGATTTATGATGGTATCAAGCATTACTTTGTAGTGAATTTCCCACAACGTCCGGGAGCACTTCGAGAGTTTGTAAATGATATCTTAGGACCTCATGATGATATTACTCGTTTTGAATATATCAAACGAGCTAGCAAGGGAACTGGTCCAGTACTAATAGGGATTGCACTTGCTGATAAACATGATTATGCTGGATTGATTCACCGGATGGAAAAATTCGACCCGTCTTATATTAACTTGAATGGGAATGAGACCCTATATAATATGCTTGTTTAA